A region of Anolis carolinensis isolate JA03-04 unplaced genomic scaffold, rAnoCar3.1.pri scaffold_7, whole genome shotgun sequence DNA encodes the following proteins:
- the cist1 gene encoding uncharacterized LOC729966 homolog isoform X1, producing MIFFTFFLFPLFNILAVTLQAESTPKPTSTQHVTLLNTTPTGLSVSSPMAPMTSSPTATTWSETSQSPKPPETTDDNGTTSHSTTGIETSTSFAGSTKPLTSQEAATTSGNTTATGDEDDSRLSEKPGLVAVICIFLTVLLIGAVVVVVKCFRAREPSFQKLDEVPMQGKAAEDSPFARYPPK from the exons AtgattttctttactttttttctaTTTCCCCTTTTTAATATTTTAGCAGTGACACTCCAGGCGGAATCGACCCCAAAACCAACCTCAACACAACATGTAACTTTATTAAATACGACCCCAACTGGGCTGTCGGTCTCCAGCCCCATGGCGCCAATGACAAGCAGTCCGACCGCCACGACATGGTCAGAAACCTCCCAGAGTCCCAAGCCTCCGGAAACCACTGACGACAACGGCACCACAAGCCACAGCACCACAGGAATTGAGACATCCACATCTTTCGCCGGGTCCACAAAGCCACTCACAAGCCAAGAGGCTGCGACAACCTCTGGCAACACAACGGCCACTG GTGACGAGGACGACTCTCGCCTCTCCGAGAAGCCGGGCCTTGTAGCCGTCATTTGCATTTTCCTCACCGTTCTGCTCATTGGcgctgtggtggtggtggtgaagtgCTTCCGGGCGAGGGAACCATCCTTCCAGAAACTGGACGAGGTGCCCATG CAAGGAAAAGCCGCCGAAGACTCTCCTTTTGCCCGCTACCCTCCCAAATAG
- the cist1 gene encoding uncharacterized LOC729966 homolog isoform X2: MAPEPLWVLVAFAVAVTLQAESTPKPTSTQHVTLLNTTPTGLSVSSPMAPMTSSPTATTWSETSQSPKPPETTDDNGTTSHSTTGIETSTSFAGSTKPLTSQEAATTSGNTTATGDEDDSRLSEKPGLVAVICIFLTVLLIGAVVVVVKCFRAREPSFQKLDEVPMQGKAAEDSPFARYPPK, translated from the exons CAGTGACACTCCAGGCGGAATCGACCCCAAAACCAACCTCAACACAACATGTAACTTTATTAAATACGACCCCAACTGGGCTGTCGGTCTCCAGCCCCATGGCGCCAATGACAAGCAGTCCGACCGCCACGACATGGTCAGAAACCTCCCAGAGTCCCAAGCCTCCGGAAACCACTGACGACAACGGCACCACAAGCCACAGCACCACAGGAATTGAGACATCCACATCTTTCGCCGGGTCCACAAAGCCACTCACAAGCCAAGAGGCTGCGACAACCTCTGGCAACACAACGGCCACTG GTGACGAGGACGACTCTCGCCTCTCCGAGAAGCCGGGCCTTGTAGCCGTCATTTGCATTTTCCTCACCGTTCTGCTCATTGGcgctgtggtggtggtggtgaagtgCTTCCGGGCGAGGGAACCATCCTTCCAGAAACTGGACGAGGTGCCCATG CAAGGAAAAGCCGCCGAAGACTCTCCTTTTGCCCGCTACCCTCCCAAATAG
- the cist1 gene encoding uncharacterized LOC729966 homolog isoform X3 produces the protein MAPMTSSPTATTWSETSQSPKPPETTDDNGTTSHSTTGIETSTSFAGSTKPLTSQEAATTSGNTTATGDEDDSRLSEKPGLVAVICIFLTVLLIGAVVVVVKCFRAREPSFQKLDEVPMQGKAAEDSPFARYPPK, from the exons ATGGCGCCAATGACAAGCAGTCCGACCGCCACGACATGGTCAGAAACCTCCCAGAGTCCCAAGCCTCCGGAAACCACTGACGACAACGGCACCACAAGCCACAGCACCACAGGAATTGAGACATCCACATCTTTCGCCGGGTCCACAAAGCCACTCACAAGCCAAGAGGCTGCGACAACCTCTGGCAACACAACGGCCACTG GTGACGAGGACGACTCTCGCCTCTCCGAGAAGCCGGGCCTTGTAGCCGTCATTTGCATTTTCCTCACCGTTCTGCTCATTGGcgctgtggtggtggtggtgaagtgCTTCCGGGCGAGGGAACCATCCTTCCAGAAACTGGACGAGGTGCCCATG CAAGGAAAAGCCGCCGAAGACTCTCCTTTTGCCCGCTACCCTCCCAAATAG